Proteins from a single region of Acipenser ruthenus unplaced genomic scaffold, fAciRut3.2 maternal haplotype, whole genome shotgun sequence:
- the LOC131734223 gene encoding reticulon-4 receptor-like 2, giving the protein SVWLLLWLAVCSPSPAYSCPRLCVCYLSPMTVSCQSQNFSAVPAGIPYDSQRVFLQNNCITELRAQSFGFQTQVLWLYSNNISSIKPDSFSDMRDLEELDLGDNPSLRTLHPDSFRGLDKLQSLHIYRCQLGTLPGNIFKKLYSLQFLYLQDNLLQHIQDNLFSDLVNLTHLFLHGNRIRVLSENVFRGLVNLDRLLLHEIRVRRVNCKSFRDLGHLTTLFLFNNALTDLPASAVYYLSSLQFLRLNGNTWSCSCQARPLWEWFRQVRISSSEILCAGPEERKGLDLRFLREIDFAPCPMMPYYPRARVTYTFSTRTRWWFPKSGKASGGNSDKSKGLDGKKGQQQDNSYISPDKSQTKSYEAESTLTKVKEQDYWEKYENEDSTIRCYKLDCLKEANGKSRGVCPDASLFLLSLSLTLTLSLSLTLHFTAPKLFTGAGIGAEENAVGAEHSVPSQLVPMVGAVGTEMVTLVPSQSGPGRRCSKPEGRRENRGGCRGMQPIQSPWSSRASAAVLVEPEA; this is encoded by the exons tctgtctggctgttgctctggctggcagtctgctcccctagccctgcctattcctgccccaggctgtgtgtctgttaccTCTCCCCGATGACggtcagctgccagtctcagaacTTCTCGGCGGTGCCGGCCGGCATTCCCTACGACAGCCAAAGAGTATTCCTccaaaacaactgcatcacagaGCTGCGGGCGCAGTCCTTCGGCTTCCAGACACAG gTCCTGTGGCTCTACTCCAACAACATCAGCTCCATCAAACCCGATTCCTTCAGCGACATGCGAGATCTGGAGGAGCTGGACCTGGGGGATAACCCCTCCCTGCGCACCCTCCATCCCGACTCCTTCCGGGGGCTGGACaagctgcagagcctgcacatataccgctgccagctggggaccctgcccggaaacatcttcaaaaaactctacagcctgcagttcctttacctgcaggacaacctgctgcaacacatccag gacAATCTCTTCTCAGACCTGGTGAATCTCACTCACCTCTTCCTCCACGGCAACCGAATCCGAGTCCTGTCTGAAAATGTCTTCAGAGGGCTGGTCAACCTGGACAGGCTCCTCCTCCACGAGATCCGAGTGCGACGGGTCAACTGCAAATCCTTCAGGGACCTGGGTCACCTCACCACCCTCTTCCTCTTCAACAACGCCCTAACAGACCTCCCTGCTTCGGCCGTCTACTATCTCTCGTCCCTGCAGTTCCTCAGACTCAACGGAAACACCTGGAGCTGCTCCTGCCAGGCCCGCCCTCTCTGGGAATGGTTCCGTCAGGTCCGGATCTCCAGCTCCGAGATCCTCTGCGCCGGTCCCGAGGAAAGGAAAGGTCTAGATTTGAGGTTCTTGAGAGAAATCGATTTCGCTCCCTGCCCCATGATGCCTTACTATCCGAGAGCCCGCGTCACTTACACCTTCAGCACCAGAACGAGATGGTGGTTCCCCAAATCGGGCAAGGCAAGCGGGGGGAATTCGGACAAATCTAAAGGCTTGGATGGAAAGAAAGGACAACAGCAAGACAACAGTTACATCAGTCCagataaaagtcaaaccaaaAGTTACGAAGCTGAGTCCACATTGACGAAAGTTAAAGAGCAAGACTACTGGGAGAAATATGAAAACGAAGACTCCACTATTCGTTGTTACAAGTTGGATTGTTTGAAAGAAGCAAACGGGAAATCCAGAGGTGTTTGTCCAGACGcgtccctctttctcctctctctctccctcactctcaccctctccctctctctcacccttcacttt ACGGCTCCGAAGCTGTTCACCGGTGCCGGGATCGGCGCCGAGGAGAACGCTGTCGGTGCCGAACACTCGGTGCCGAGTCAATTGGTGCCGATGGTGGGCGCGGTCGGCACGGAGATGGTTACACTGGTGCCGAGTCAATCGGGGCCGGGTAGGCGCTGTTCCAAGCCTGAAGGTCGGCGGGAGAACCGCGGTGGATGCCGGGGTATGCAGCCAATTCAGTCGCCGTGGTCGTCGAGGGCAAGCGCAGCCGTGCTAGTTGAGCCCGAGGCTTGA